A DNA window from Oncorhynchus tshawytscha isolate Ot180627B linkage group LG13, Otsh_v2.0, whole genome shotgun sequence contains the following coding sequences:
- the LOC112264842 gene encoding splicing factor U2AF 65 kDa subunit, with protein MSDFDEFERLLTENKKERDKENRRTLSRSRSRERKKRSWERRKSRASRSDSKDHQHRRSTQTQKQSPETVVSRSPALHREKKKVRKYWDVPAPGFEHITPLQYKAMQAGSGSQGRPVYGAKHWTTAGQVPATALLPTMVTPEGLASTHTSVPVVGSQMTLQARRLYPLQISAVVGKEAIAGLNGMQLGDKKLLVQRASVGAKNVALTGMNQTPVILQVPGLMSTSMALLGGLPTEVLCLMNMVVLEELLDDEEYEEIAEDVRGECSKYGQVKSIEIPRPVDGLEVPGTGKIFVEFMTLFDSQKAMQALTGRKFANRMVVTKYCDPDAYHRRDFW; from the exons ATGTCGGATTTTGATGAATTCGAGAGACTGTTGACTGAAAATAAGAAAG AGCGGGACAAGGAGAATCGGCGCACACTGTCCCGCAGTCGCAGccgagagaggaagaagaggagctgGGAAAGGAGGAAGAGCAGGGCAAGCCGCAGCGACAGCAAGGACCATCAACACAGGCGCAG CACACAGACTCAAAAACAATCCCCAGAGACTGTTGTGAG TCGCTCTCCAGCTCtgcacagagagaagaagaaagtgaGGAAGTATTGGGATGTTCCGGCACCAGGCTTCGAGCATATCACCCCCCTGCAGTACAAGGCTATGCAGG cagggtcaggcagccagggaagaccagtctacggAGC caaacactggacaa CTGCTGGCCAGGTCCCAGCCACGGCCCTACTGCCCACCATGGTAACTCCAGAGGGGCTGGCCTCCACCCACACTTCTGTACCTGTGGTGGGCAGCCAAATGACCCTGCAGGCCAGGAGGCTCTAC CCTTTGCAGATCAGTGCTGTTGTAGGAAAGGAG GCCATTGCAGGGTTGAATGGGATGCAGCTGGGGGACAAGAAGCTCCTGGTCCAGAGAGCCAGTGTCGGGGCCAAGAACGTAGCTCTG aCAGGTATGAACCAGACCCCGGTGATCCTCCAAGTGCCAGGCCTGATGTCCACCTCCATGGCCTTGCTGGGTGGCCTGCCCACTGAGGTGCTCTGCCTGATGAACATGGTGGTTTTGGAGGAGCTGCTGGATGACGAGGAGTACGAGGAGATCGCGGAGGACGTCCGCGGTGAGTGCAGCAAGTACGGCCAGGTGAAGAGCATCGAGATCCCCCGACCTGTGGATGGCCTGGAGGTCCCAGGCACTGGGAAG atCTTTGTGGAGTTCATGACCCTGTTTGACTCCCAGAAGGCCATGCAGGCGCTGACAGGCAGGAAGTTTGCCAACAGGATGGTGGTGACCAAGTACTGTGACCCAGACGCCTACCACCGCCGAGACTTCTGGTAG